The following nucleotide sequence is from Citrus sinensis cultivar Valencia sweet orange chromosome 6, DVS_A1.0, whole genome shotgun sequence.
TGAGCTAGATCTGCCGATTTAGATGATAAGAAACATGCTCAATTAAACCAAAGGCCATAGGTGCTATTAGGTTATGGATTGATCAAAGTGTGTACAACTATGTACCGAAAGAATCCAGGGCTGAtgttctttagagaaaattagaaacaaTTTATAAGCAACCCAACAGCAAAAAGCAAAGTCAATTCAATGAAAAGGCTTGTTAACTTGATATATAAGGATGGTCACAATATAACTGAACACACTAGTGAGTTTCAGGGCTTAGTTGATTAACTGACTATTATGAAGATTATTCTAGATAACGAGTTGCGAGCATTGTTGCTACTTATTTCTTTGCTTGACAGTTGGGAGACATTAGTGGTATTATGAATAATTCAACGTCAAAGGGAAAACTACCTTTAGATATAATTATAGATAAACTGTTAAATGAAGAACCTAGAAGAAATTGTATTGAAGGAGTTCCTTCTAAGTCAGATGCccttatttctaaaaataaaaaataaaagaaagaaagaaagaaaggtgATGGAGAAGCCAAAGCAAAAATTATCGTCAGTAGAATAATGACAATATTGGAAGAAGATGTAAGTCCTAGAGGAAAAATGTCAAGTGCTTTCATTGTCAGAAAATAGGTTTATAACAAGTGAATGTAGACTGTGAAAAAGAGAACAAGGGAAGAAAAAAGTTgatggtaaaaaaaataacaaagagaACACGATAACTATAGTTGATAGTGATATATGGATATTGTATATAAGGAGAGCTCTGTAAATCTCGCTTGCAATACCAATGATTGGGCAACTGATTTGGGTGTTTCATTTTGAGTTACTATACATTGTGATTACTTCATATCCTATGCTAATGGTGATTATGGCAATACTCGAATGAGAAATGAAGGGGCAACTGAGATTGTGGGCatagaaaatatttgtttagaAGCCAATGTTGGTTGTAGATTATTGCTTTAAAATGTCATATGGTTGTAGATTATTGCTTTAAAATGTCATATGGTTGTAGATTATTGCTTTAAAATGTCATACATGAATACGATATTCACCTTAATTTGATCTTTATTGGCAAGCTTGATAATAATGGTTATTTTAACCAATTTGGTGAAGGAAAATGGAAGCTCACCAAAGTGTTAGCTAAGGAAGGTGAGCGCTCTCTATGTGATAAAAGTCAAGATCAAGAAAGAAGATGTAAATGTGGATGTAAAAGATTCTAACCTTAAGACATGGTATAAAAGCTTGGTGACATCAGTGAGAAAGGGTTGGAAATTCTTGCTAGAAAAACATTTCTACGTAGCTTTGCAGGCATGTCCCTCAAGACTTGTGTTTAATGCTTAGTTGGAAAGACACATGGAGTagcttttagaaatttttctCCATTTAGCAAGTCACATATTCTTAATTTGATTCATATTAATGTTCACATGATgtaaagtaaattaataagaggtgtactttttttataatttttattgataattgttCGAGAAAAGTGTAggcttttattttaaaatttaaagaccAAGTGTTTGATACGTTTAAGTGCttttatgcttatgttgaCAAAAAGATTAGAAGGAAATTACAATGTATCAGGGAAAATAATATGGTGAGTATAGAGGACCATTTGAGCAAATATTGTAGAGGCATGGAATCAGACTTGAGATAACTATACCAAAAACCCTTCAGTAAAATAGTTTTATGAAAAGAatgaatataacaattaaaaaaatgatcatgTGTATGCTTCATGATGTCAAGAGGTTGTGCATTTTCCAGTTGATTGGATTAACCTTTCTCATTTAAATCTATTAGATAGTGATGTACCTAAGAGGACTTGGACCGAGAAAGATGTTTGTTATAAATACTTAAGAGTATTTGGTTACAAAGCATATGGTCACACTCCTAAAGATGAAAGATCGAAGCTTGGCGATAAATCTAAGGAATGTATTTTCTTAGGCTGTGGACATGAAGAATTTTGGTACAGATTATGCGATCTAATGGTAAAGAAACTAATCAGAAGTAGAAATTTATGTTTCTTGAAGATTAAATAGTTaatgatgaaaagaaaaatgatgaatctcaGTCATTATTCCTATCAGATTGTCTCAGATAgttaatgatgaaaatttcTATCATTCCAACCTTAGCTTTTCTACCCGTAGTTTATGATCAGAGAAGAGCTAAAGAGGATAATCAAGATGATCGAACAGAACTAGATGAGTAAGCACCTCTAGAACCACCTGCACCACCAATTGAGCCAAAATTGAGAAGATCCACTAGAGAACAATGACCTTTCACTAGATATCTTTCCCATGAGTATTTGATGCTTACCGGTAGAGGAGAGCCAGAACGTTTTGAAGAAGCTATTTTGAAGAAGTTATGTCTCATCAACATAAAATTGAGTGAGTTGATGCCATGCAAGAGGGGATGAAATACTTGAATAAGAACCACACAATGACTTAGTAAAACTTACTGAGAGAAAGAAAGCACTGATGAACAAGTGAATTTATAGGTTGAagactaaaaataattgataacagTTGTACAAGGCTAGATTTGTTGTGAAGggtttcaataaaaaaaaaaggtgttgattttgaagaaatattttccCCTGTGGTGAAGATGTCTTCTACCAAGTTGTTTTTGGATTAGCAATTAGCTTGAATTTAGAGATTGAACAACTTGATGTAAAGACAACTTTCTCACATGGTGCCTTATACGAAGAAAATATACACGGAGCAACCTAAAAGGTTCAATGTCAAAGTTAAAGAAGAACTTGTGTGCAAGTTAAAGAAAAGTTTGTATTGGCTGAAATAGGCACTAATAGAGTGGTACAAGAAGTTTGATTCTTTTATAGAGAATCATGGTTTGAGCAAAATTATGTCTAATCATTGTGTTTTTGTAAAGAATTTGGGGATATTGATTTCatcattgttttgttttatgtgGATAACATGTTAATTATTGGCCAAGATGTTAATAAGATTAATATTCTAAAGAAAGCGCTTAGCAAGTCTTTTGCAACTTAAGATTGGTAAACCAAATTCTAGCATGAAGATTTTTCATggaagaaaaattagaaaagttatgGTTATCTCAATAAGTATACGTTAAAAGGGTTCTCGAGAGATTTAACATGAGCAaggaaaaatctttttattctttacttGCAAGtcatttcaaatttagttCTAAGCATTGTCCTACAAGCGAGAAAGAGAAGCAAAAGATAACATCAGTTCCTTATGCTTCAGTAGTTGGCAGTTTGATGTATGCCATGGTTTGGTTACAAGGTCAAATATTGCTCATGCAAATAGGGTAGTCAGTTGGTTTCAATCTAATTCGAGCAAAGAACATTGGGCAATATTGAAGTGGATTCTCGAATATCTCAAAGGCACTTTCAAGGCATGTTTATGTTTTGGTCACTACACTACAAGTGTACAAAAATGTAGATATGATAGAAGATGTTGATTCCAAAAAAACTCCTATCAAGATATTTGCTCACTTTTGCAGGGGAGTAGTATCATCGCAGTCTAAACTCCAGTAATGTGTTGCTTTATCTACCATAAAAGTAGAGTATATTGTTGTCGTTGAAGGTTGCAAAGAAACCTTGTGGATGAAGAATCTCCTATAAGAATTAGGTGTGAAACAAGATAGCTTAGTTGTGTCCTCTGACGGTCAAAATGTCATTCACTGGGCAAAAGAAATCGACATGTCGTTCAAAATCCAAGCATATTGATGTGAGGTATCATTGAATACGAGACATGCTTGAGAATAAATAGTTGAAGCTTAAGAAGATTCATATGACGAAAAATAGGTCAGATATGATGACAAAGTCATTGCCCCCTACATGACCTGAAGGGAGAAATTTGTCAAGTCCATCTCATTTGGGTAGTGCAAAAGCTCGAAGTGCAAAAGACTTGCTTGATGTGCAATTATTATTAAGCTTTGGACTTGGAtggaattaataaaagaacacacacacacacacacacacacacacacatagagatacatatataaacaaaaagtaaGTGGTAGTAAGTTTGGTAACATGTGCACGAGAAGATGAGAGAAAGAAGTCAATGAAATTTAGGGGTAAGGTTTAAATCTTTGATTGGACAATTAGAAGGCAATTTTAACTTTGTTCTTTGCTAAACTTAAAGAGGGTAAATTCATAGCATCGACTTCTACATTCTTACTagtcttaattttattttatcctctCGCTGACTGTTATTTGAGATCCCCACTTGTTGgaaaaatagattaataaaCTGTTACTATAAATTAAGATGATTGAGATTCTTAATGTTGTTAACCTTTAATGCTATCTCGAGAAGAATTTGTATTGTAATCCCATTGTTAATAGAGTAGAAGATTATATCGGACTATGGTTccatgatttttccttttttaggTATTCCTCATAAAAAGTTGTGTCtcttatgattaatttattactttagattgtgttgatttattttttgcttatttattttgtggtAAACATCTCGTTTTAATCACactgaaggaaaaaaaattaatttctacttAATTTGCTACTGCTTGTGTGTTCTTTCCCAACAACGATAAACATTAATGTTATCAGAGACTTCTGAAAATTTATGTAAGAAAGAGagtttgtaattaatttaggCATATGGAAGTATTTTACcgaaaatgaagaaaagagtGCAAGCAGTAATAAAAGATTTGGAGAGagattgaaaatgagaaaaatattttattttatataatatcaaAAAGCATAGATTGATGTAGACTCTTGCTAAAAGAAAGTAGATTTCACATGGAGATGGGCAGAGTTGAGGACAGCTTAATGAAATGTATTAATCGTTGGATATATTCAACAGTtaatattcaatatatatttagatCCAGCATGAGAAcactattatatatatactcatTATTTAGTAAGTGTTTTGTTACTTTAATATAGTAAgggacaaattaaaaaaaaaacacacaaattttaatacattacaAGGTAAATTATACTGCATTGAAGTGTGTTTTTCTTGTCTAAGATTCAGtgtaaaatttctttcatttgaaTGTTCTTgtccaaattaaaatttagtgagtaattttttaacaaagaatCTTTTACTTCATTAAAATAAGAGATAAGCCAAATACAATTAAACATACACTCCAATATAGTGTATTTTGTTCTGtcgtatattaaaatttattatttttttaatcttttctttacCATATTAAAGTAAGGAAACCCTTACTAGATAATGactaaaatttcaattgatcGTGTTTGTTCTTCtactgaaatctgaatagtaTTGAATTTAGTTAAAGTCTAAATTggtttgattaaaatatctaaatgacatgtttatttttctttcttcaacatctgaatagaaaaatttaaaagttagtagtttgacataaatatctttttaagtGGTGCATATATTTGTTCTTCACGATTTCGAAATTTAACAAGTCGATTAGTTTgatagcattaaaaaaataatactatcattgtttcttaatttaattttgtaataaaagaTGTAATTATAACATTAACTTCCATTATAAAGTCAAcaattgtttttggttttgattcaTTACAATGGatataatcttatttgttcaatattttgttttagttaaTATTACTATGTGCgtaataatttaaagtaattacGAAAAATAAGttcaagaataatataaaaatattagatttatacacaatattgaaaatacataaattggTAAGggtattttgagttttgaaattaaaatttttcatttaaatttcagattttagatgaaagtaaactttttatttttctatttagataaaattgtttgacaaaaaaaaataataaattaagaaaacaaacaatccaatataagtaaatttgtgaagaaagttgaattcagactttaaagtaaaaaataaacagtATCTTAGTTAAGCTTTGTATTGAACAAGTGATCAACAATATAGAAGTGGATTAGGTTAATCAAGTTATATGTGagaataattgattttgaataataagtACAAAAGAGTGTGCATCACgatttgaataatttatagAATGAATCAAAATACAATTTCAGCCTAAAGAGAATAATTTTCAATCGCAAACTTGGACTCcctcaaataaattataaaattagcTGTCATAATCAATAAACTTTTTAATCTGTATTAGTAGGTCATCTAAGGGGACCCCTTGGCACACTAATTGCCATTACCGCAAAGCGATACCAACCACAACTACACAAGTATTGTgtactaaaataaattatgtaactCGTCAGAATATGCCCAGTATAAGTGCCATCTTTTGCTTCTTGTTTGGActaggaaaataaataaataaaagaagctCAGTTTATCGCTATCTGCAACGTTGTCGTGGTGTctgtgcatatatatatatttaaaagaaaaaaattaaaagctcCTTTATTTTTACagcttttttaatattataaaataggaAAGTTATTGTTGCAGGATGTCATCGTTGAGTTGTTGAAAGGGACCATTTCACAGGATTTGGATCGACGATGGAAGACAAAATCAAAGTTGGCACATGTATTTTATGAGACATCCTTATCCATGATGGAATAAGAATTTGGTGTTTTTGTTAAACCTCATGATATATGTTTTTAACTTTCGGCAATTTTccacattttttaattggcTTCGAATAATATTGTCCACAAGATAAAAATAGGTTTGGATCGAAACGGAGAACTAGGACCAAATGTATTTGTCTGAAAAAGTTGAGATTTCATTTCAAATGCATTTCTGACCTTAATAAATTACTTGTATTTATTATAGTAAATTAAATACTAGAAAGGTAAATCCAAACtttgtgaattattttatttgttagtttGGTAATTATTTTGTCTTAAATAGTAGTAAAATTagttatcaaaattttcacgGGAGGAATGCATTAcatgataaattaatacaaatagattattttttaatcgaGTAGTGaacacttttttaatttattcttcagGTAAAACTTTAGATTATTTGGTATGTATTGTAGAATttgatttaagaaattttaggaaaaattttattattatttatatcagtattttaattaaaaaaataataaaatatacaattatCTCACTATATATCGGTCACGAGAAAACCCATAGCTACCATTTAATTGTACACTACCTAGGGTTTTTGTTaacataacattaaaaaaaataaaataaaattcttcacCACCTAATCAATTGCTTTGCCCATTGGATGGCATGTGGTCAAGTTAAAGCACCTAGGCATTCAAAGAATTGAATAGCTGCTAGGCACGAGCTAggcctttttttaaaaaaataataataataaggctAGGATTGTTACTTACAATCataaatattggtaatttTGGTGTCAATCATGCAACTTTGTAACTATATGTCTTCAAAGAAACTCCATTCATACTTAGAAATTAAAagccttttcctttttcaccCGTCCCTTTTCAAAAAGTgcaaaagatttcaaatcaCATAGCATAGTAGCAATTATTAAGTTCATTACTCATTATCACCTCAGCCTCTGGTTTACAAGTACTCCAAAAACTTGCAGctgcaattaataatttccATTTTATATCTCAAATCTTACGTACAATTATATCATCAAAAGCGAtaaatcaagaaattaaatcaaatatgtTATGCCGACTTGTTGCAATCATCAtctgttaaaaaataataccctttaatatttcaaagatTCCCATCATCGAGAAAACGTGAACTTATTCCACGTTTTTCCGATAACATTTATCGGATAATGTTCAATTAATTCAAGGGGTAGATTAATGTGTATGCAATCACATCAATGTGTGTACTGGGAGCATGAACTCTGCATATAAGCCGTTAGATCACATCAGGGTAAATGGCCCACCAAAGAATTAGGAAACCCGAAACTCTCTCTTTGCGATAAAAACTTGGATTTTATAAACTCTATTAGATAAAATACCCCAGGCGAAGCTCTATTGGCATGCCCATGACGCTTTGGGCACGCATTCACCCAAAATTCATGTGAACGATTAGAAGTAAAAGATTAGTGTTTAGTGTTTTCGTttgaatgatttaattatacaattttaaaaaaatttattgttgtataattatttttcaagtagagcatttaaagattaaattattttatttgtattagtaacaatttcaattttaaatttttgagagtaaaagttgatttttttaaaaaatattaaaatatataaaatatcttttatttatttgataatcttatttaattcttttcataacataattttaaaaaatttatctattaaactaattttataatttttaataaaagctctcattaataattaaacaattaaaaaattttaagtaaaatcTCTACTAACAAAATcttacttaaataaattttatttaaaaaattatatcaacaaagattgatttaaacttttttttctaaaattttatttgataaaacttaatttgaaaaatattacatttcataatattagattttaaattgaattataatcTTATCTAAGTTAAAAATCTAATCATTCTTATTCTACTtcaaagtaaattaaaattaattcttttagatTATTCCACTTTTTTTACTAGAGATGCGCCACGTGTCAAATCGACCTTCATACCTTATGGTCGATCTCACACGCCTCTAACTTATCCTCATTCAtcatatttacaataaaatattttagtaaatgTTCAAAATACTTGGGGAAATTAGACAATTAGTGCACTTGAGAGCTACTCGACCATTCGAGAGGCCAAAAAGAGCAGACAAAATCCACTTCAGCCGCACGTTACGTGTCTCTTATCATATTTGTACACGTGTCAATCAATTAGCCATTTAACGAGGAACTGCTTAGCTGTATCAATAGTGACTCGGCTGCTGGTGCAGGAGTAGTAGCTGccctttaatcaaataaataatcgCTAATCCACTGCTAACCAACTTATAAATTTcgttcataaaaatttattgtacaaCCGGAAACCGGCTTTAACCGCCTCCCAAAAACTACGCATTTCGAATATAAGTAGAAGCTCCTAGTTGAGAAGTGGAGACCAGTACACTTACGTGAACCAGTAGTAATCACACCCCAAAGGTTCAATCTTCATCGTTTGATCTCCATCATGCCGATCAGAAACATTGCCGTTGGCCATCCCCGTGAGGCGACTCATCCAGATGCCCTAAGGGCAGCCCTAGCAGAGTTCATCTCAACTCTAATATTTGTCTTTGCCGGTGAAGGCTCGGGCATGGCCTTCAACAAGCTCACTCACAACGGCGCCAACACCCCCTCCGGCCTCGTCGCCGCCTCTGTTGCTCACGCTTTCGCCCTTTTCGTTGCTGTCGCCGTTGGCGCCAACATTTCCGGTGGCCACGTTAATCCTGCTGTCACCTTTGGCGCCTTCGTTGGAGGTAACATCTCCCTTCTACGAGGCATCCTCTACTGGATCGCCCAGCTTCTTGGATCCACCGTCGCATGCTTGCTTCTTAAGTTCGTTACCAACGGCCAGGTGATTCTATGATTTCATTTATTCGAGTTAGTTATTTACTATAGTTAGtttgcttttaaaataaaaaatctaaagtaacaaaatatttagaaaaacatctctttttttctttttaatttatgtatcGCTTTTTCTTCCAACATATGATTTTCCTGTGATTATGattctcttttattaattatattggtGTTATGTATGCAGACCACATCTGCTTTTGCTCTCTCATCTGGAGTTGGTGCATGGAACGCAGTCGTTTTCGAGATCGTGATGACATTCGGACTAGTGTACACAGTGTATGCCACAGCCCTGGACCCAAAGAAGGGAAGCTTGGGGACAATTGCACCAATTGCAATTGGTTTCATTGTAGGAGCCAACATCTTGGCGGGCGGGGCGTTTGATGGAGCTTCAATGAACCCAGCAGTGTCATTCGGGCCAGCTTTGGTAAGCTGGAGCTGGGACAACCACTGGGTCTACTGGGTCGGGCCACTCATCGGTGGTGGGCTAGCTGGCATCGTCTACGAGTTCTTCTTCATTAACCAGTCTCACGAGCAGCTCCCAACAACCGAGTACTAAGCTAAAAGCTTGCCATCTATGTGAGTTTGCACGGATGTTgtatttaatttgcttttaccgaggttctttctttttatttttaatttgtgtttaaTTTATGGCCGTTGATCTGTTTCCATCGTCATGAGCTGCTGGATTATTGTATCGCGATAATTATGGAGTCCCAGGCTATGGCTTTGTATTTCTACTCGCACTTCAATTGCTTTGATGTCTATTTCATTAACCGGgtctatctttaatttttatattaacagTTACATTTTCTTCCGCCAATCTGGTTAAAGTACAGAGTTAGGCGGCGACAATACTATTATATGTGAATTATATGAAGTTAGagttgaaatattattattttatcatttaatttttttaataactatttttctctcaattctttttttttcacaattttatcattaaattattaaatttaagaatttttaacataaattataatagattataaattataattgatcttctaaataaaaaataaaaaattaaggaaaaatattcaccgtccacttattttttataccttttttaaaaatacacaatttcttcatttttttgctggaatccATCTAAGgttacattttatttcactttttcaCTTCCGTTTGAAATCCGTtgagaaaactaacggaaattttaaaaaatgatcattttacccttaaaacgaaaattataatttcaccttaaaaattactaaaaataatcaaatttaatttaattattttttccatcggtcaataaagaaattaatttcacaaccatcaaatgcaggttttttttaaaaatatatctgtaattaaaatgttaaattataacaatagtattaaaaatagctcAATCTCACAAacaatcaattgaatttaagataagtagagttttattattcattgagttataatctctagtagttaagatttttttgtatttcattaacgtaccaataatgatattcatcattaagtcttattattgatgaatcttattatttttgacatttttagggtgaaattgtaattttcgttttgggggtaaaatggtcattttattaagtttccgttagtttttttaacggattccaaatggaagtggaaaagtgaaacaaaatgtaactttaagTGGATTCcagctaaaaaataaatgaattgtgtatttttaaaaaagatataaaaaacgggtggacggtggatattttttcaaaaattaatgatattaaaattttaaatttgaaaataattaattgataaattaataatattatatattatgaaaatttgtaaaatattgaatacattgtaattcttaaaatattcttttgatattaataatttattagtagagttaataatttagtaaaaaaataacagaagttaaaatatgaagtagaaaaaattatttttagaatattttaaatgtcaaagtgatattttaaatattttaaataattattagattaagtGATAAGTGATAAAATCCCTCCATACCTTTAATTTGTGCTCTCCTACATGTGTCATTTTAGGCCTGATTGATTGAAaagtgagagagaaaaaatattcagGCAACTGTAAGTTACTGCTAtggaaattataattattaaaagaaaaattatccactgtttatctaatttttattattttttaaaaatacgtaatttctttttttattaaaatttaccaaaagttaatatttttttattggtctatttttattgtaatactattaaaattttgctatcataagaataaaattattattttacaacgaTACAGTAGTGgataagtgtaaaataatataagttcaAGTAGAGTtcagtaaaaagaaattaaaaattgtgtatttttaaaataatataaaaaaataagtgatcggtgaataatttattttttatatttaagagtaaaaaagtcatttacacaatattttaataatttttttaaccgTCTTCAAATGAAACTggataagtaaaaaaatatttttaaaaaattaaaaaaaatagtgaacggtggataattttcttattaaaaatatgaagaagTACATTATCTGTTACGTACATTTCCAATGGTGCAAGGACACACATGCacataagataaaaattacttatcaAATGCACCCTTTGTGAAGCAGGCTAAGGGGCAGCTGCTAGGTACAGCGTCTGTACCTTAGCCATCtccatgaaaaagaaattaaactacatctgaaaatatttataaaaaaaacgcaagagagtttttatttttatgttcttACCCATGAgttaaacatatataaatcACTCGTATCTTAGCTTTTTTATGTGGACaagtactttttttatttttttattttttaatcttcagTGATAATATCTCTCATTCATTCAAACATTATTTTTgagtatataaaatatatgactatattatttttaagaactCACAAAAGAGTATTCGAATCCCTCCTAACCTTTTACTTATAATAGGTGAGTTTCACTTAAAATTATGcttgaaaataatcattgattattctttttttaataattacattataaatttactgttgacctaaaattaatttttcataacctttcaattatttaacaattaactATTGaggtataaaaaaaataaataaatgaatttacaGAAGTTAAAGATGATGGAACTCAGCGAAATCCATGTCAGAACATGTAATTGTCGCTGTTTACTGAGAAGAGAGAGTGAAAATTTGCAAAATCGATTCTCATCAATTATCATTCCCTCACGGTCTAAACTGTCCCATTCTTGAAAATTCTCAAGTTCTCTTTTCCTCTTTACCAAACTTGAAATTGCATTCAAAGGAAGTGCTTAAAACAAGATTGAACCATCGCAATAGAGATTCCTTTCCCCTCGCAATCATGAATcatgattttgaaaaacaaaaaggcaGAGCAATAGAGTACAGAGCACGTGAAATCGCTGGACCAATCGCCCATGCTTTGGAATCCATTTATATTGGTCCCATCTTTCTTGTCCTTTGTATTTTCCCTTAATTGTGCTAAGTTTCAGCTCTTGTGCTAAGTTTCAGCTCTGTTCGTTTTCTAACGATTAAGCACAAAAGTGTAAAGCCACTTTTTTTCACTCCACCTACATTGCTAAAGCTAAACCACTTTAGCCCCATTGATCACTCCAGCTACTTTCTGCTTCTTTCTTCTATCCTTCTTTTGATTGCAGATACATCGATGGGCATCAAGAGTCCAACAGAcaatatagaaataaaaaaattaatatttaccaaCGTGATGGAATGAAAACTaagtatattaaattttttggggatattatcattttactaccaaagttttattgacatatcatgtcagtaccaaGGTTTGCCGAAAAGtgcattttactaccaaagttttGCGCCGTTATTGATTCACTACCATTCCGTTaacaatgttaaaa
It contains:
- the LOC102630124 gene encoding aquaporin TIP1-1, with the protein product MPIRNIAVGHPREATHPDALRAALAEFISTLIFVFAGEGSGMAFNKLTHNGANTPSGLVAASVAHAFALFVAVAVGANISGGHVNPAVTFGAFVGGNISLLRGILYWIAQLLGSTVACLLLKFVTNGQTTSAFALSSGVGAWNAVVFEIVMTFGLVYTVYATALDPKKGSLGTIAPIAIGFIVGANILAGGAFDGASMNPAVSFGPALVSWSWDNHWVYWVGPLIGGGLAGIVYEFFFINQSHEQLPTTEY